The Danio rerio strain Tuebingen ecotype United States chromosome 1, GRCz12tu, whole genome shotgun sequence genome includes a region encoding these proteins:
- the LOC141375214 gene encoding uncharacterized protein → MVMMMSFRMALPLIFLLMIHKVVCDDDDDDDDVVDNDWGVTYTPLHICALKSSTVIMSCTYTYPKSHKVRTAFWTNNPPKQGQKYSDLSVDPEYKQRLQYLGDKQQNCHLRLSGVTEKDEHDYYFKFTTNQNGKYVGTPGVSLFVTDLQLESPERVTEGDSVRLTCRSSCKLTDTPTFIWYRNSERMIERSSELLLPSVRREDAGRYRCAVHGHTLTSPEVYLNVTFAKHLDSSVYAAIQIGVTCAVLLLVCILLFISTRKKAGVSNNRQNQVQVPPCSGRELYENDSFGSVSTI, encoded by the exons atggtgatgatgatgtcatTCAGAATGGCTCTTCCTCTGATCTTCCTTCTTATGATTCACA AAGTtgtttgtgatgatgatgatgatgatgatgatgttgttgatAATGATTGGGGTGTGACGTACACTCCTCTACACATCTGTGCACTAAAATCCTCAACCGTGATAATGAGCTGCACTTATACATACCCTAAAAGCCATAAGGTCAGGACAGCATTCTGGACCAACAACCCTCCAAAACAGGGTCAGAAGTATTCAGATCTGTCTGTGGACCCTGAATACAAGCAGAGGCTTCAGTATCTGGGAGATAAACAGCAGAACTGCCACCTCAGACTGAGTGGCGTGACAGAGAAAGATGAACACGACTATTACTTCAAATTCACTACTAATCAAAACGGGAAATACGTTGGCACTCCAGGAGTGAGTCTCTTTGTCACAG atCTTCAGCTGGAGTCTCCTGAGAGAGTGACAGAGGGAGATTCAGTCCGTCTGACATGTAGAAGCAGCTGTAAACTGACTGACACACCAACATTCATCTGGTACAGAAACTCAGAGAGAATGATTGAGAGAAGCAGTGAACTCCTGCTGCCGTCAGTCAGAAGAGAAGATGCAGGCAGATATAGATGTGCTGTACATggacacacactcacatcacCTGAGGTCTATCTCAATGTCACCT TTGCAAAACATCTGGATTCCTCAGTGTATGCAGCAATACAGATCGGGGTCACATGTGCAGTTTTACTTCTCGTCTGCATTCTCCTGTTCATAAG TACAAGAAAAAAGGCTGGAGTGTCCAACAACAGACAGAATCAG GTTCAAGTTCCTCCATGCTCTGGTAGAGAACTTTACGAAAATGATTCGTTTGGGAGTGTTTCAACGATATAA